A single Tachypleus tridentatus isolate NWPU-2018 chromosome 9, ASM421037v1, whole genome shotgun sequence DNA region contains:
- the LOC143227195 gene encoding uncharacterized protein LOC143227195, which produces MALWRKINPTLFIATFLVLLCLTAGRPYNREKRSGVSDQRLAELETLIAMYKHARNRAKEITSPVAFGVFDPMNLGKRKRSYGISVAEKKYDEQFPQSYTFPTYSTEKYENSMSSEPSSLLNTDLSPLDILHLWRLLFKLQIRNKDQMEENGGLQRES; this is translated from the exons ATGGCTTTATGGAGGAAGATAAATCCGACTTTATTTATTGCCACCTTTCTAGTATTGCTCTGTTTAACCGCTGGAAGACCTTACAATAG agaGAAACGTAGTGGAGTTTCTGATCAGCGATTAGCCGAATTAGAGACTTTAATCGCAATGTATAAACACGCCCGAAACCGTGCTAAGGAGATTACGAGCCCTGTCGCTTTTGGAGTGTTTGATCCTATGAATTT AGGGAAAAGAAAGAGGTCGTACGGTATCTCTGTTGCTGAGAAAAAATACGATGAACAATTTCCACAGTCGTACACCTTTCCCACATATAGcacagaaaaatatgaaaattcgATGTCTTCAGAGCCTTCAAGTTTGTTGAACACCGATCTCTCTCCCCTGGACATTCTTCATCTATGGAGGTTATTGTTTAAACTACAAATCAGAAATAAAGATCAAATGGAGGAAAATGGAG GACTTCAAAGAGAAagctaa